GGTCTTCATCCTGATGCCGCGCGTGCCGGAGTGGTGGTTCCTGGTGCTGGGCTGCATCCGCGCGGGCATCGTCTTCATGCCCGGCACGCCCATGCTCACCGCCAAGGACATCCGCTACCGGCTGGAGGCCGCTGGCGCGAAGGCCGTCCTCACCGACGCAAGCTGCCTGGACCGCTTCGAGGGCGTCATGGGCCAGGCCCCCGGCGTGACGACGTGGGTGTCCACCGGTGACGCGCCTGCTCCGTGGACGCGCTATGCGCCGGAGCCCCTGGCGGAATCCCAGGCGACGGCGTTCCCGCCCACGCGCTCGGATGATCCGCTGCTCATCTACTTCACGTCCGGCACCACCGGCATGCCGAAGATGGTGCTGCACACCCAGTCCAGCTACGGCCAGGGGCACCTCATCACCGGCCGCTACTGGTTGGATTTGAAGCCGGAGGACCGGCACCTCACGCTCAGCGACACCGGCTGGGCGAAGTGCGCGTGGGGCAAGCTCTTCGGCCCGTGGAGCGTGGGCGCGTGCAACGTCGTCTTCGACTTCCGCGGCCGGTTCGACCCCATGGCCTTCCTGAAGGTGCTGGAGCGGGAGAAGGTCACCACCTTCTGCGCGCCGCCCACCGCGTGGCGTGCGCTGGTGCTCCAGGATTTGAAGGCGGTGGACCTGTCCGCGCTGCGCCACTCCCTGAGCGCGGGCGAGCCGCTCAACCCGGAGGTCATCCAGACATGGAAGGAGGCCACCGGGCTGCACATCCGCGAGGGCTACGGCCAGACGGAGACGGTGGTCATCGTGGGCATCTTCCCCGGGATGGAGCCGCGCGTGGGCTCCATGGGCAAGCCGTCCCCGGGCTTCAACGTGGCCGTCATCGACGAGCACGGCGACGAGGTCGCGGACGGGCAGGAGGGCGACATCGCCGTGCGCGTGAAGCCGGAGCGGCCGGTGGGCCTGTTCGCGGGCTACCTCAACGACGACGCGGCCAACGCCGCCAGCAGCCGGGGAGACTGGTACGTCACCGGCGACCGCGCGGTGCGCGACGCGGACGGCTACCTGTGGTTCGTGGGGCGCTCGGATGACGTCATCAAGACGTCCGGCTACCGCGTGGGCCCCTTCGAGGTGGAGTCCGCGCTGATTGAACACCCGGCGGTGGCCGAGTCCGCCGTCATCGGCGTGCCGGACGACAAGATTGGCCAGCGCATCAAGGCGTACGTGCTGCTCACGCCGGGCCACACGCCGTCACCCCAGCTCGCGCAGGAGCTGCAGGACTTCGTGAAGAAGACCACGGCGCCCTACAAGTACCCGCGCGAGATTGAGTTCGTCACGGAGCTGCCCAAGA
The sequence above is drawn from the Corallococcus sp. NCRR genome and encodes:
- a CDS encoding acyl-CoA synthetase; its protein translation is MPESSSRASTGYASIRRDFRWERPAHFNFATDVIDRHAAERPQAPALQWSDESGRSQRFSFQDLKERSLHAARFLTGLGLKRGDRVFILMPRVPEWWFLVLGCIRAGIVFMPGTPMLTAKDIRYRLEAAGAKAVLTDASCLDRFEGVMGQAPGVTTWVSTGDAPAPWTRYAPEPLAESQATAFPPTRSDDPLLIYFTSGTTGMPKMVLHTQSSYGQGHLITGRYWLDLKPEDRHLTLSDTGWAKCAWGKLFGPWSVGACNVVFDFRGRFDPMAFLKVLEREKVTTFCAPPTAWRALVLQDLKAVDLSALRHSLSAGEPLNPEVIQTWKEATGLHIREGYGQTETVVIVGIFPGMEPRVGSMGKPSPGFNVAVIDEHGDEVADGQEGDIAVRVKPERPVGLFAGYLNDDAANAASSRGDWYVTGDRAVRDADGYLWFVGRSDDVIKTSGYRVGPFEVESALIEHPAVAESAVIGVPDDKIGQRIKAYVLLTPGHTPSPQLAQELQDFVKKTTAPYKYPREIEFVTELPKTVSGKIRRAELRATQKQ